One Gelria sp. Kuro-4 DNA segment encodes these proteins:
- a CDS encoding cyclodeaminase/cyclohydrolase family protein, giving the protein MTVREFLSELASDAPAPGGGSAAALAGALAAALTAMVANLTRGRKKFAGVEEKMSALADRAAALKDGLAQLVEEDAAAFNRVMAAFRQPKDTPEAEAAREAAIQAALAAAAEVPLRTAEAAVSVLALAQEAAAYGNPAAASDAGVAALLARAAAEGAALNVDINLGSLQDAERKAALAARKEQALAAARRRAEQVRARVAALIHV; this is encoded by the coding sequence CGGTCAGAGAGTTTCTCAGCGAACTGGCATCCGATGCACCGGCGCCGGGGGGCGGGAGCGCGGCGGCGCTGGCCGGAGCGCTGGCCGCGGCCCTTACAGCCATGGTAGCCAACCTTACCCGCGGCAGGAAAAAGTTTGCCGGCGTGGAGGAGAAGATGAGCGCTTTGGCGGACCGGGCAGCCGCCCTCAAGGACGGTCTGGCGCAACTTGTAGAGGAAGACGCGGCAGCCTTCAACCGAGTGATGGCTGCCTTCCGGCAGCCGAAGGACACCCCGGAGGCTGAAGCCGCGCGGGAAGCGGCCATCCAGGCGGCCTTGGCGGCAGCGGCGGAGGTGCCCCTAAGAACCGCTGAGGCTGCGGTTTCGGTCCTGGCGCTGGCTCAAGAAGCAGCGGCTTACGGCAACCCTGCAGCTGCGAGCGACGCGGGGGTGGCGGCGCTTCTGGCACGGGCGGCCGCAGAGGGGGCGGCCCTCAACGTGGACATCAACCTGGGCTCCTTGCAAGATGCAGAGCGTAAGGCAGCACTTGCCGCCCGCAAGGAGCAGGCGCTGGCGGCGGCGCGCCGGCGGGCGGAGCAGGTACGGGCGCGGGTGGCGGCACTCATCCATGTCTGA
- a CDS encoding radical SAM protein gives MSEEVFRLAVADAAGRLYEHPHLAPAGRAAERLVALDGTEFIPLPEGATLTLLPGRAAIGVGPAGAFRRAGRLPGVEGPLFAVGALLPMGYARTYLPAAFAGRGAQPLPLFGYTAVAFRGGALYAAAVQVEPDNTTWNPRRYNTPDLAARVAALRRAHPGNRILKQLGRCALEYGCFTAQNIFYRRWEGGIPVSPACNARCLGCISKQVSECCPSPQERIAFFPTEEEIVEVAAPHLKEAEGAIISFGQGCEGEPTLAAPRLEAAIRRVRAQTPRGVINVNSNGGRPAAVRALARAGLGSIRVSLLSPQEEVFSAYVRPQGYTLADVKETLRVAREEGLNLSLNYLIFPGVSDREEEVEALIRLLRARPVDLIQLRNLNIDPDVYRRALPPRRGRLLGIRGLIGALKKEFPHLLLGSFTHAEPSPGG, from the coding sequence ATGTCTGAAGAGGTTTTTCGCCTGGCCGTGGCCGACGCCGCCGGCCGGCTTTATGAGCACCCCCACCTGGCACCGGCCGGACGGGCCGCCGAGCGCCTGGTGGCGCTGGATGGTACAGAGTTCATCCCCCTGCCCGAAGGCGCCACCCTTACCCTGCTTCCGGGGCGGGCGGCCATCGGGGTGGGCCCGGCAGGGGCGTTCCGGCGGGCGGGAAGGCTGCCTGGAGTAGAAGGCCCCCTCTTTGCGGTAGGGGCGCTCCTTCCCATGGGCTACGCCCGCACCTACCTACCGGCGGCCTTCGCCGGGCGCGGGGCGCAGCCGCTCCCCCTCTTCGGCTACACGGCGGTGGCCTTTCGCGGCGGTGCGCTCTACGCTGCTGCCGTGCAGGTGGAGCCCGACAACACTACCTGGAACCCCCGCCGCTACAACACCCCGGACCTCGCTGCGCGGGTGGCGGCGCTGCGCCGCGCCCACCCGGGCAACCGCATCCTTAAGCAGCTCGGCCGCTGTGCCCTGGAGTACGGCTGCTTTACGGCGCAGAACATCTTTTACCGGCGCTGGGAGGGCGGTATCCCGGTCTCGCCCGCCTGCAATGCCCGCTGCCTGGGTTGCATTTCCAAGCAGGTGAGCGAGTGCTGCCCTTCACCCCAGGAGCGGATTGCTTTTTTCCCCACGGAAGAGGAGATAGTGGAGGTGGCCGCGCCGCACTTGAAAGAGGCGGAGGGGGCCATTATAAGCTTCGGCCAGGGCTGCGAGGGCGAACCCACCCTGGCGGCGCCGCGCCTGGAGGCGGCCATCCGCCGGGTGCGGGCGCAAACGCCGCGCGGTGTGATCAACGTCAACAGCAACGGCGGCCGCCCGGCGGCGGTGCGCGCCCTGGCCCGCGCCGGCCTGGGCAGCATCCGCGTGAGCCTTCTCAGCCCGCAGGAGGAGGTTTTTAGCGCCTACGTGCGCCCGCAGGGCTACACGCTGGCGGATGTAAAGGAAACCCTGCGCGTGGCGCGGGAGGAGGGCCTGAACCTGTCCCTCAACTACCTGATCTTTCCCGGGGTGAGCGACCGGGAAGAGGAAGTCGAGGCCCTCATCCGGCTCCTGCGCGCGCGGCCGGTGGACCTTATCCAGCTGCGCAACCTGAACATCGACCCCGACGTGTACCGGCGGGCACTGCCGCCCCGCCGCGGGCGGCTTCTCGGCATCCGCGGCCTCATCGGCGCGCTGAAAAAAGAGTTCCCCCATCTTCTCCTCGGCAGCTTCACGCACGCAGAACCATCCCCGGGCGGGTGA
- a CDS encoding cysteine hydrolase family protein, protein MRRVLMVVDMQNDFVAAGGALSFPAAREVLPFIRKKVEEALARGEEVVFTLDTHRPGDLEFTKFAPHCLEGTWGRELVPELKALADAAASGQVLLLPKSRYSAFFGTPLEEYLGLTPGAERPRVDEVELVGVCTNICCFFTAEELANRDVPTRAHACGMASFDPEAHAFALAQMKKVLGLSVE, encoded by the coding sequence ATGCGGCGGGTGCTGATGGTGGTCGACATGCAGAACGACTTTGTGGCCGCGGGCGGGGCGCTCAGCTTCCCGGCGGCGCGCGAGGTGCTGCCCTTCATCCGGAAGAAGGTCGAGGAGGCGCTGGCAAGGGGAGAAGAGGTGGTCTTCACCCTGGACACCCACCGGCCCGGGGACCTGGAGTTTACCAAGTTTGCCCCCCACTGCCTGGAGGGTACCTGGGGCCGCGAACTGGTCCCCGAGCTCAAAGCGCTTGCGGATGCGGCGGCATCCGGGCAGGTGCTGCTGCTTCCCAAGAGCCGCTACAGCGCCTTCTTCGGTACGCCCCTGGAGGAGTACCTGGGGCTTACGCCCGGGGCGGAGCGGCCGCGGGTGGACGAAGTAGAACTCGTGGGGGTGTGCACCAACATCTGCTGCTTCTTTACGGCGGAGGAGCTGGCGAACCGGGACGTGCCCACCCGCGCCCACGCCTGCGGTATGGCCAGCTTCGACCCAGAGGCCCATGCCTTTGCCCTGGCGCAGATGAAAAAAGTCCTCGGCCTTAGCGTTGAATAA
- a CDS encoding phosphate ABC transporter substrate-binding protein has product MFKNKARWVLVGILSLALAASLAGCGSKPAQQPGGEAAPQAQSSDELSGSITVSGSTALQPLVEQAATQFMAEHKNAQISVQGGGSGTGLSQVFQGAVDIGNSDIFAEEKDGIDASQLVDHKAAVIGFAAVVNPANTVDNLSKADLIKVFTGKVTNWKEVGGPDEKIVIINRPKGSGTRATFKAFALDGNEEAEGTTQESSGAVRQTVAQTKGAISYLALSYVDSSIKALKIDGVEPTEENIANGKYPVWSYEHMYTKGEPTGLTKAFLDYMVSDAVQKDMVRQAGYIPITEMKVERQAPKK; this is encoded by the coding sequence GTGTTCAAGAACAAGGCTCGCTGGGTTCTCGTCGGCATCCTGTCCCTGGCCCTGGCGGCGTCCCTCGCCGGTTGCGGCTCTAAACCGGCCCAACAGCCGGGCGGTGAAGCGGCTCCTCAGGCCCAGAGTTCGGACGAGCTTTCCGGCTCCATCACCGTGTCCGGTTCCACCGCGCTACAGCCCTTGGTCGAGCAGGCGGCCACCCAGTTCATGGCCGAACATAAGAACGCGCAGATCTCTGTGCAGGGCGGCGGCAGCGGCACCGGGCTTTCGCAGGTTTTCCAGGGCGCCGTCGACATCGGCAACTCCGACATCTTTGCTGAGGAGAAGGACGGCATCGATGCTTCCCAGCTGGTCGATCATAAGGCGGCGGTGATCGGCTTCGCCGCCGTGGTTAACCCGGCCAACACCGTGGACAACCTGAGCAAGGCGGACCTCATCAAGGTGTTCACCGGCAAGGTGACCAACTGGAAAGAAGTGGGCGGCCCGGACGAGAAGATCGTGATCATTAACCGGCCGAAGGGTTCCGGAACCCGCGCCACCTTCAAGGCCTTTGCGCTGGACGGCAACGAGGAAGCCGAAGGCACCACACAGGAGTCTTCCGGTGCGGTGCGCCAGACGGTGGCCCAGACCAAGGGCGCCATCTCCTACCTGGCCCTCTCCTACGTGGACAGCAGCATCAAGGCCCTCAAGATCGACGGTGTGGAGCCCACCGAGGAGAACATCGCGAACGGCAAGTACCCCGTCTGGTCCTACGAGCACATGTACACCAAGGGTGAGCCCACCGGCCTCACCAAGGCCTTCCTGGATTACATGGTGAGCGATGCCGTGCAGAAGGATATGGTACGCCAGGCCGGCTACATCCCCATCACTGAGATGAAGGTGGAGCGGCAGGCGCCCAAGAAATAA